Proteins found in one Anoplolepis gracilipes chromosome 7, ASM4749672v1, whole genome shotgun sequence genomic segment:
- the Ssp3 gene encoding uncharacterized protein Ssp3 isoform X3 — protein MVFYTSKMADVRLLIQEEGRAARNLVAFNVPVGTNNIEKITKKPPSVPRQIQSSTTKRSMKPATRVRSASTGRDKKSELQARYWAFLFGNLQRAVDGIYQTCEEDENISECKEVILVLENYTRDFHNLIEWFKVKWAYENSSPPLRRTPLAWEVRKTSPCRIWNSTIIPKCTSPLQRASPTEFICRSPVDQTICENKISIVTDNKVNHVKEEFVHKLLKDNKNNVCKNCSDIKEKRKNGVDKIGNQIANKEKSPSTKALKVFVKQPVQSRANSFADRKTLNEGATCDSKNKIDVKNVSKQTKDCLHSNIVKLADSNLSTEKREPCKSDKNIQQTSCSNCEVMQKESNGVNIRDSKADGKNTDSKLSCNKSNVALGKHEINAKVKKDSIKIRENNHINTEKINMKTSLAQNTSEKINQVNCQINKHPLEIADKSNNKDIRNTPSGPVVHATKPAYSTVSQTKSKVQLSSSSETPKFIRSKTCLSDKNLHAANKTRPGTSVIVRGRFQTPENKLSEQNTLKKDQNRDMNGSVEVLTKQTAPPKTKDENDGWQTVRNRCRRGSTHNLNMSTRFHKPSTALSLPALSIESPSEKIKKTSYTPDGNKQRKKCIVGKTGKNMNNEVEKVKGEFITSTIKSNLEDTLKKNTLNLCDNSTSVIAAIFKNDAELLEKRIQQFMAAQAERERIILEEERKTEEADSQRSQQLSDEEASLKRQILELESTEIDIDTETDETDGEMVLEMEDEPTESLNNVTDDISLEDRYENMLEGMTSAERIDTLAQLRAFVARHPGRALELHQKLSSPSRKRSLPETLRRYQAKQDCAQHKRQKLLMEKSQRLRELLNKVEDVKSAKNQLIEDKRIRMELRLKRAEENRTQHLLEIVRKAHDEDSKLKEIAFINELEAQNKRHDFMALCQEQEERLQGIQEERQRRQEEKAAKEAAAEERRRALEAERQLRIQKMKQARREREERVGKMQLEREKERQELAREKARDREERLSALHAAQLANQEELQKKIAQKQQESARRHVENIEHIRQRAVESSILRSEEVPPTLKSYPAQKQCSLCGTIIPNEVHLLSHLKGKMHLEAVRNAHDNREPSRDELQRFNIAQIRDVPVTVVSNNNANSSKAAKEKQKALKRRCRKIKQRMSLRGQEWEDKCKNESNQNLSVESTNKVKFRRNLKELDRLYNNHSKSAWSTIALAALERCLGEIVRAFSKSCPFDQDAFRCLNGFDTLTNLLNLGLNTQNTSYNLPNKALTSLCRVYKASISGNIENMEVILLSNKILVILDLLLQRLETLTSLDDHAQTQDVSANSTGNGMVAASATQLLCSLIPEELFEKTVLQTRVQDIAG, from the exons ATGgtcttttat ACATCTAAAATGGCAGACGTCAGGTTACTCATCCAGGAAGAAGGTCGTGCAGCCAGGAACTTGGTAGCTTTTAATGTACCTGTCGGTACAaataatatagagaaaattacaaagaagcCACCTAGTGTGCCAAGACAGATTCAGTCAAGTACAACAAAGCGATCCATGAAACCAGCTACGAGAGTGAGATCTGCTTCTACAGGTCGTGATAAGAAATCTG AATTACAGGCACGATATTGGGCATTTCTATTTGGAAATTTACAAAGAGCAGTTGATGGTATTTATCAAACGTGTGAAgaagatgaaaatatttctgaatgTAAAGAAGTTATTTTAGTGCTAGAAAATTATACCCGAGACTTTCATAACTTGATAGAATGGTTTAAAGTTAAGTGGGCTTATGAAAATTCGTCACCACCGTTAAGACGAACTCCTTTGGCTTGGGAAGTTAGAAAAACCTCTCCTTGTCGTATATGGAATTCTACGATAATTCCAAAATGTACCAGTCCCTTGCAAAGAGCAAGTCCAACAGAGTTTATTTGCAGGAGTCCAGTCGATCAAACgatatgtgaaaataaaatttctatcgtAACGgataataaagttaatcaTGTGAAAGAAGAATTTGTCCACAAATTAttgaaagataataaaaacaatgtttgtaaaaattgttctGATATTAAAGAGAAACGAAAAAATGGAGTAGATAAGATCGGGAATCAAATAgcgaataaagaaaaatctccATCGACGAAAGCACTGAAAGTATTTGTGAAACAACCTGTGCAATCAAGAGCCAATAGTTTTGCAGATCGCAAAACATTAAATGAAGGTGCAACGTGtgattctaaaaataagatagatgttaaaaatgtttctaaacAAACAAAGGACTGTTTGCACAGTAATATTGTAAAGCTAGCCGATTCTAATTTATCTACGGAAAAACGAGAACCATGTAAAAGTGATAAGAATATTCAACAGACTTCATGTAGTAATTGTGAAGTTATGCAAAAAGAAAGTAATGGTGTAAATATTAGAGACAGTAAGGCAGATGGGAAAAACACAGATAGCAAATTATCATGTAATAAAAGTAACGTTGCATTGGGAAAGCATGAAATTAATGCCAAAGTTAAGAAAGACAGTATTAAAATACGTGAAAACAATCACATTAATactgaaaagataaatatgaaGACATCCCTTGCACAAAATActtcagaaaaaattaatcaagttaattgtcaaataaataaacatccTCTTGAAATTGCtgataaatcgaataataaggATATCCGAAATACACCATCTGGCCCTGTAGTCCACGCAACTAAACCTGCTTACTCAACTGTGTCACAAACAAAATCTAAAGTACAATTATCATCTTCAAGCGAAACTCCAAAGTTTATTAGAAGTAAGACTTGTTTAAGTGACAAGAATTTACATGCTGCAAATAAAACAAGGCCTGGAACGTCTGTTATTGTGAGAGGACGATTTCAAACTCCTGAAAACAAg ttatcTGAACAAAATACcttaaaaaaagatcaaaataGAGACATGAATGGATCAGTAGAAGTTTTAACCAAACAAACAGCACCTCCAAAGACAAAAGATGAAAATGATGGTTGGCAAACAGTTAGGAATCGTTGTAGAAGAGGAAGCACTCATAACTTAAATATGTCTACGCGGTTTCACAAACCAAGCACTGCTTTATCCTTGCCAGCTTTGTCAATAGAAAGTCCATCAGAGAAGATAAAGAAGACGAGTTACACTCCTGATGGAAACAAGCAAAGGAAAAAATGCATTGTAGGAAAAACTGGCAAGAACATGAATAATGAAGTTGAAAAGGTGAAGGGAGAATTCATAACGTCCACAATTAAGAGTAATCTCGAAGATACGTTgaagaaaaatactttaaatttgtGCGACAATTCAACGTCGGTGATTGCAGCTATTTTTAAGAATGATGCAGAGTTACTCGAGAAACGCATACAACAGTTTATGGCTGCTCAagcagaaagagaaagaattattttagaagAAGAAAGGAAGACGGAAGAAGCAGATTCTCAGCGGTCCCAGCAACTGTCGGACGAAGAGGCATCTTTGAAACGACAAATTTTGGAATTAGAATCTACTGAGATCGACATTGACACGGAAACGGACGAGACGGATGGCGAAATGGTTCTTGAAATGGAAGATGAGCCTACGGAGTCGCTTAATAACGTCACTGATGATATTAGTTTAGAGGATAG atatgaaaatatgttGGAGGGAATGACTTCGGCGGAACGAATTGATACTCTGGCACAATTGCGTGCATTTGTAGCTCGCCATCCGGGACGTGCTTTAGAATTGCATCAGAAACTTTCGTCTCCGTCACGGAAAAGATCGCTTCCCGAAACATTAAGAAGATATCAAGCGAAGCAAGATTGCGCGCAACACAAACGTCAAAAGCTACTAATGGAAAAATCGCAACGATTACGAGAGTTATTAAACAAAGTGGAAGACGTCAAAAGcgcaaaaaatcaattaatagaAGACAAACGGATCAGAATGGAATTGAGACTTAAAAGGGCGGAGGAAAATAGAACGCAACATTTGTTAGAAATAGTGAGAAAAGCACACGATGAGGACTCAAAATTGAAGGAAATAGCTTTTATCAATGAACTTGAAGCGCAGAATAAGAGGCATGATTTTATGGCATTGTGCCAAGAACAGGAAGAAAGATTACAG GGAATTCAAGAAGAACGTCAACGTCGACAAGAGGAAAAAGCCGCTAAAGAAGCCGCGGCTGAAGAACGTCGAAGAGCTTTGGAAGCGGAACGGCAGCTAAGGatacaaaaaatgaaacaagCGCGACGAGAACGCGAGGAGAGAGTTGGCAAAATGCAGCTTGAAAGGGAAAAAGAACGACAA GAATTAGCGAGGGAGAAGGCACGGGATCGTGAAGAACGCTTATCGGCACTTCACGCGGCTCAACTAGCTAATCAGGAAGAGCTGCAGAAGAAGATCGCGCAGAAACAGCAGGAGTCCGCTAGACGACATGTGGAGAATATCGAGCACATTCGACAACGTGCTGTGGAATCCTCAATCTTGAGATCGGAAGAAGTGCCACCAACTCTTAAATCTTATCCCGCTCAGAAACAGTGTTCCTTATGTGGCACGAtt ATACCTAACGAAGTACACCTTTTGAGCCACCTGAAAGGAAAGATGCATCTCGAAGCGGTACGGAATGCTCATGACAACCGCGAGCCATCGCGAGACGAGCTCCAACGTTTTAATATCGCACAAATACGGGATGTTCCAGTCACTGTGGTCAGTAATAACAACGCAAACAGCAGCAAGGCCGCGAAAGAAAAGCAGAAAGCGCTAAAGCGCCGGTGTAGGAAGATAAAGCAACGTATGAGTTTACGCGGGCAAGAGTGGGAGGACAAGTGCAAGAATGAAAGTAATCAGAATTTGTCGGTTGAGTCGACCAACAAAGTCAAATTTCGACGCAATTTAAAAGAGTTAGATAGattgtataataatcattCCAAATCTGCATGGTCGACCATAGCACTCGCTGCCTTGGAGCGTTGCTTGGGTGAAATTGTTCGAGCCTTCTCCAAATCC TGTCCATTTGATCAAGATGCTTTCAGATGCTTGAATGGATTTGACACTTTAACAAACTTATTGAATCTAGGCTTAAATACACAAAATACGTCATACAATTTGCCAAATAA agcACTTACATCATTGTGTCGAGTCTATAAAGCGAGCATCAGTGGAAATATCGAGAATATGGAAGTGATTTTATTAAGCAACAAAATTCTCGTTATTTTGGATCTACTTTTACAACGTCTAGAG ACTCTGACTAGTCTCGACGACCACGCGCAGACCCAGGATGTATCCGCCAATTCAACCGGAAATGGAATGGTGGCCGCCAGCGCGACGCAGTTGCTGTGCAGCCTGATCCCCGAAGAGCTCTTTGAGAAAACGGTCTTGCAGACTCGCGTTCAAGATATTGCCGG ctGA
- the Ssp3 gene encoding uncharacterized protein Ssp3 isoform X1: MVFYTSKMADVRLLIQEEGRAARNLVAFNVPVGTNNIEKITKKPPSVPRQIQSSTTKRSMKPATRVRSASTGRDKKSELQARYWAFLFGNLQRAVDGIYQTCEEDENISECKEVILVLENYTRDFHNLIEWFKVKWAYENSSPPLRRTPLAWEVRKTSPCRIWNSTIIPKCTSPLQRASPTEFICRSPVDQTICENKISIVTDNKVNHVKEEFVHKLLKDNKNNVCKNCSDIKEKRKNGVDKIGNQIANKEKSPSTKALKVFVKQPVQSRANSFADRKTLNEGATCDSKNKIDVKNVSKQTKDCLHSNIVKLADSNLSTEKREPCKSDKNIQQTSCSNCEVMQKESNGVNIRDSKADGKNTDSKLSCNKSNVALGKHEINAKVKKDSIKIRENNHINTEKINMKTSLAQNTSEKINQVNCQINKHPLEIADKSNNKDIRNTPSGPVVHATKPAYSTVSQTKSKVQLSSSSETPKFIRSKTCLSDKNLHAANKTRPGTSVIVRGRFQTPENKLSEQNTLKKDQNRDMNGSVEVLTKQTAPPKTKDENDGWQTVRNRCRRGSTHNLNMSTRFHKPSTALSLPALSIESPSEKIKKTSYTPDGNKQRKKCIVGKTGKNMNNEVEKVKGEFITSTIKSNLEDTLKKNTLNLCDNSTSVIAAIFKNDAELLEKRIQQFMAAQAERERIILEEERKTEEADSQRSQQLSDEEASLKRQILELESTEIDIDTETDETDGEMVLEMEDEPTESLNNVTDDISLEDRYENMLEGMTSAERIDTLAQLRAFVARHPGRALELHQKLSSPSRKRSLPETLRRYQAKQDCAQHKRQKLLMEKSQRLRELLNKVEDVKSAKNQLIEDKRIRMELRLKRAEENRTQHLLEIVRKAHDEDSKLKEIAFINELEAQNKRHDFMALCQEQEERLQGIQEERQRRQEEKAAKEAAAEERRRALEAERQLRIQKMKQARREREERVGKMQLEREKERQELAREKARDREERLSALHAAQLANQEELQKKIAQKQQESARRHVENIEHIRQRAVESSILRSEEVPPTLKSYPAQKQCSLCGTIIPNEVHLLSHLKGKMHLEAVRNAHDNREPSRDELQRFNIAQIRDVPVTVVSNNNANSSKAAKEKQKALKRRCRKIKQRMSLRGQEWEDKCKNESNQNLSVESTNKVKFRRNLKELDRLYNNHSKSAWSTIALAALERCLGEIVRAFSKSCPFDQDAFRCLNGFDTLTNLLNLGLNTQNTSYNLPNKALTSLCRVYKASISGNIENMEVILLSNKILVILDLLLQRLETLTSLDDHAQTQDVSANSTGNGMVAASATQLLCSLIPEELFEKTVLQTRVQDIAGYLVAGGLVDRVSRHSRALIETDFFLDQEHESPLLVSSYDLIARICGHLRRSVDQDNVNVHGENGGGGGNNNVEQTSNESHLLSTLSASEASGAIGALYAAVAFTPQNQKGAASPTPNHTFTTAVRMLASRGLKLLKSIAELDLRTLQSFLGAEGTSLQWRLIASHLITRLSRDSLSDKLEVGSMPDTSGIHILLELFMVLGYFALNNPDNQLVLQSAGAGPSVLQQLCTLPFPFYGDPRLLPYTLPALLAATHNNSEAMAILSCEMSYELLEQYRNSDKGKLNPLVHLLKDNA; the protein is encoded by the exons ATGgtcttttat ACATCTAAAATGGCAGACGTCAGGTTACTCATCCAGGAAGAAGGTCGTGCAGCCAGGAACTTGGTAGCTTTTAATGTACCTGTCGGTACAaataatatagagaaaattacaaagaagcCACCTAGTGTGCCAAGACAGATTCAGTCAAGTACAACAAAGCGATCCATGAAACCAGCTACGAGAGTGAGATCTGCTTCTACAGGTCGTGATAAGAAATCTG AATTACAGGCACGATATTGGGCATTTCTATTTGGAAATTTACAAAGAGCAGTTGATGGTATTTATCAAACGTGTGAAgaagatgaaaatatttctgaatgTAAAGAAGTTATTTTAGTGCTAGAAAATTATACCCGAGACTTTCATAACTTGATAGAATGGTTTAAAGTTAAGTGGGCTTATGAAAATTCGTCACCACCGTTAAGACGAACTCCTTTGGCTTGGGAAGTTAGAAAAACCTCTCCTTGTCGTATATGGAATTCTACGATAATTCCAAAATGTACCAGTCCCTTGCAAAGAGCAAGTCCAACAGAGTTTATTTGCAGGAGTCCAGTCGATCAAACgatatgtgaaaataaaatttctatcgtAACGgataataaagttaatcaTGTGAAAGAAGAATTTGTCCACAAATTAttgaaagataataaaaacaatgtttgtaaaaattgttctGATATTAAAGAGAAACGAAAAAATGGAGTAGATAAGATCGGGAATCAAATAgcgaataaagaaaaatctccATCGACGAAAGCACTGAAAGTATTTGTGAAACAACCTGTGCAATCAAGAGCCAATAGTTTTGCAGATCGCAAAACATTAAATGAAGGTGCAACGTGtgattctaaaaataagatagatgttaaaaatgtttctaaacAAACAAAGGACTGTTTGCACAGTAATATTGTAAAGCTAGCCGATTCTAATTTATCTACGGAAAAACGAGAACCATGTAAAAGTGATAAGAATATTCAACAGACTTCATGTAGTAATTGTGAAGTTATGCAAAAAGAAAGTAATGGTGTAAATATTAGAGACAGTAAGGCAGATGGGAAAAACACAGATAGCAAATTATCATGTAATAAAAGTAACGTTGCATTGGGAAAGCATGAAATTAATGCCAAAGTTAAGAAAGACAGTATTAAAATACGTGAAAACAATCACATTAATactgaaaagataaatatgaaGACATCCCTTGCACAAAATActtcagaaaaaattaatcaagttaattgtcaaataaataaacatccTCTTGAAATTGCtgataaatcgaataataaggATATCCGAAATACACCATCTGGCCCTGTAGTCCACGCAACTAAACCTGCTTACTCAACTGTGTCACAAACAAAATCTAAAGTACAATTATCATCTTCAAGCGAAACTCCAAAGTTTATTAGAAGTAAGACTTGTTTAAGTGACAAGAATTTACATGCTGCAAATAAAACAAGGCCTGGAACGTCTGTTATTGTGAGAGGACGATTTCAAACTCCTGAAAACAAg ttatcTGAACAAAATACcttaaaaaaagatcaaaataGAGACATGAATGGATCAGTAGAAGTTTTAACCAAACAAACAGCACCTCCAAAGACAAAAGATGAAAATGATGGTTGGCAAACAGTTAGGAATCGTTGTAGAAGAGGAAGCACTCATAACTTAAATATGTCTACGCGGTTTCACAAACCAAGCACTGCTTTATCCTTGCCAGCTTTGTCAATAGAAAGTCCATCAGAGAAGATAAAGAAGACGAGTTACACTCCTGATGGAAACAAGCAAAGGAAAAAATGCATTGTAGGAAAAACTGGCAAGAACATGAATAATGAAGTTGAAAAGGTGAAGGGAGAATTCATAACGTCCACAATTAAGAGTAATCTCGAAGATACGTTgaagaaaaatactttaaatttgtGCGACAATTCAACGTCGGTGATTGCAGCTATTTTTAAGAATGATGCAGAGTTACTCGAGAAACGCATACAACAGTTTATGGCTGCTCAagcagaaagagaaagaattattttagaagAAGAAAGGAAGACGGAAGAAGCAGATTCTCAGCGGTCCCAGCAACTGTCGGACGAAGAGGCATCTTTGAAACGACAAATTTTGGAATTAGAATCTACTGAGATCGACATTGACACGGAAACGGACGAGACGGATGGCGAAATGGTTCTTGAAATGGAAGATGAGCCTACGGAGTCGCTTAATAACGTCACTGATGATATTAGTTTAGAGGATAG atatgaaaatatgttGGAGGGAATGACTTCGGCGGAACGAATTGATACTCTGGCACAATTGCGTGCATTTGTAGCTCGCCATCCGGGACGTGCTTTAGAATTGCATCAGAAACTTTCGTCTCCGTCACGGAAAAGATCGCTTCCCGAAACATTAAGAAGATATCAAGCGAAGCAAGATTGCGCGCAACACAAACGTCAAAAGCTACTAATGGAAAAATCGCAACGATTACGAGAGTTATTAAACAAAGTGGAAGACGTCAAAAGcgcaaaaaatcaattaatagaAGACAAACGGATCAGAATGGAATTGAGACTTAAAAGGGCGGAGGAAAATAGAACGCAACATTTGTTAGAAATAGTGAGAAAAGCACACGATGAGGACTCAAAATTGAAGGAAATAGCTTTTATCAATGAACTTGAAGCGCAGAATAAGAGGCATGATTTTATGGCATTGTGCCAAGAACAGGAAGAAAGATTACAG GGAATTCAAGAAGAACGTCAACGTCGACAAGAGGAAAAAGCCGCTAAAGAAGCCGCGGCTGAAGAACGTCGAAGAGCTTTGGAAGCGGAACGGCAGCTAAGGatacaaaaaatgaaacaagCGCGACGAGAACGCGAGGAGAGAGTTGGCAAAATGCAGCTTGAAAGGGAAAAAGAACGACAA GAATTAGCGAGGGAGAAGGCACGGGATCGTGAAGAACGCTTATCGGCACTTCACGCGGCTCAACTAGCTAATCAGGAAGAGCTGCAGAAGAAGATCGCGCAGAAACAGCAGGAGTCCGCTAGACGACATGTGGAGAATATCGAGCACATTCGACAACGTGCTGTGGAATCCTCAATCTTGAGATCGGAAGAAGTGCCACCAACTCTTAAATCTTATCCCGCTCAGAAACAGTGTTCCTTATGTGGCACGAtt ATACCTAACGAAGTACACCTTTTGAGCCACCTGAAAGGAAAGATGCATCTCGAAGCGGTACGGAATGCTCATGACAACCGCGAGCCATCGCGAGACGAGCTCCAACGTTTTAATATCGCACAAATACGGGATGTTCCAGTCACTGTGGTCAGTAATAACAACGCAAACAGCAGCAAGGCCGCGAAAGAAAAGCAGAAAGCGCTAAAGCGCCGGTGTAGGAAGATAAAGCAACGTATGAGTTTACGCGGGCAAGAGTGGGAGGACAAGTGCAAGAATGAAAGTAATCAGAATTTGTCGGTTGAGTCGACCAACAAAGTCAAATTTCGACGCAATTTAAAAGAGTTAGATAGattgtataataatcattCCAAATCTGCATGGTCGACCATAGCACTCGCTGCCTTGGAGCGTTGCTTGGGTGAAATTGTTCGAGCCTTCTCCAAATCC TGTCCATTTGATCAAGATGCTTTCAGATGCTTGAATGGATTTGACACTTTAACAAACTTATTGAATCTAGGCTTAAATACACAAAATACGTCATACAATTTGCCAAATAA agcACTTACATCATTGTGTCGAGTCTATAAAGCGAGCATCAGTGGAAATATCGAGAATATGGAAGTGATTTTATTAAGCAACAAAATTCTCGTTATTTTGGATCTACTTTTACAACGTCTAGAG ACTCTGACTAGTCTCGACGACCACGCGCAGACCCAGGATGTATCCGCCAATTCAACCGGAAATGGAATGGTGGCCGCCAGCGCGACGCAGTTGCTGTGCAGCCTGATCCCCGAAGAGCTCTTTGAGAAAACGGTCTTGCAGACTCGCGTTCAAGATATTGCCGG ATATCTGGTAGCCGGCGGCTTAGTGGATCGCGTGTCACGTCACAGCCGGGCCCTGATCGAGACGGATTTTTTTCTGGATCAGGAACACGAGTCGCCGTTGCTGGTATCGTCTTACGATCTGATCGCGCGTATCTGCGGCCATTTGAGGCGGTCCGTCGATCAAGATAATGTCAACGTACATGGTGAGAACGGCGGCGGCGGGGGCAACAACAACGTCGAGCAAACAAGCAACGAGTCGCACTTGCTGTCAACTTTATCGGCGAGCGAGGCCTCGGGCGCGATCGGCGCCCTTTACGCGGCGGTCGCTTTCACGCCACAGAATCAGAAGGGTGCTGCTTCCCCGACGCCCAATCACACATTCACAACGGCCGTAAGGATGCTGGCCAGCCGTGGCCTCAAGCTCCTCAAGTCGATCGCCGAACTCGATCTCCGGACGCTACAG